The genome window AGAACAGCAACTGCTCCTTAACATTGATTTATCTAGGCACAGAAACAATACTGCTAAATATTCTGCTCGCTCCAAAGTGTTGATCCCATAAGGCATAATacagtcaaaaacaaaacaagcatatAAGATGATACCCAGTATCTTTGGGAAAACCTCAAAGCTGTCTCGACCAGTAGGAAACACACAGACAAAAATATCTTCCTgaataattcataaaaaaaaccaaaacacctgAATCTTAAACTCACCAATTTGACAGATTGTAAACTGCTGAACGCTCTGGCGGGTCTTTATATACCACTCCGATGGCAAATCAAAAAGACTGTGAAAAAACAAGCATCTCATTCCACGGCTGAGGAGAGCAGACGCAGGCGCTAGAATCAGCCACTGTCAATCAGAGGCAGCATTTTCCCCTTGTTGCAACAACTAGGGAACTGCGTCCAGTGGACAAAAGCCAGCCCCCAGCACACACATGGGGAAGCAATCCACATCAATCTCATCCTGCCCCCCCAGATGCCGACAGGGTGCCCGTCGAGAACCAACGCTGGCctggccagggcctggcacagaggggaCACAGGCGAGGCGGCTCTTGCCTGGCTCGAAGACCACGTTGGCTTTACCTGATCTGCTGGGGCCCAGTCAGGTTAGAACGAAGGCCGGTGAACTCTATGTCCAGACCTGCGGGGAAGGCAAAAAAGACGAGAGTCCCCAGGCGCGGGCCACAGCCTCCTCTCTGTACACTGTAAATGCTGCAGGTGCCCAACTCGTGCTCAAGAAACCAAGTGAGGTCCAGAGGGGAAATGTGGAGAAAGCCGCGCAACCGGCCGGGCCGTCCCGGCTGTACGGGGGCCCTGGCCGACACGCCCGCGGAGCTCAGGGTGTAATTGCTGCGTAACGTCCACCGCCCACGGGCCCCAGGAGGGACCCCCGGCCCTCCCCGAGGGGCCGTCTCCGAGCCCCCGTGGCCCGGCGACCGCCTGCCGCCGCCCGCGCCCAGGCTCGCTCGGGCAAGGCCGATCCCAGGCGCCTCACCCACGAAGTCGGCGTCCAGGACGAGCTCCTGCAGCAGAGGGAGGCTCTGCTCGAACTCATTGGCGCCCACGTCCATGGCCACGCAGCTCGGGCGAGGGCGCCCAGTGCGACCACGTGCTGCCCACGCGCTTCCGCCGCGCCGCCCCGGCCTTAAAGGGCTCGCGCGTGGAACCGGCCACCCGCCCCACGTGCCCCCCGCCCCACGCGTCCCCGCCCCACGCGCCCCTCCTCCGCTTGGGGCGGCTGGCAGCGACCGCACCTGACCGCGGGTGTTTTGATTGCTCAACTTGCTGCAAAGGTGAAGTGTGCTTGCAGTCAAAGCCCCTTTACTTTGCTCTTCAGCAATTTCTTTGCAGTCCTCAGGATGAGGATGTCATTTACATGGACGTAGAATGTAAGTGGCATGGTAGGATAGCAGGAGCAAGTATAGCCTGGGAAGGGATAATCGGGGTAGGAGCAGCACCTGGCCTGGAGGAATTTCAATAGGCAGGTACTGTAGCTGCCACTCATCCTTTTTTAAATCATCACCTCTTGCCAACTTCTCTGTCAATGCCAATATTGGTGTCTTCCTGCCTTCTCCTACCCCGCCCCCCACATCTTTTTCCTCACTCTTTGTCCACCTCACCACTGTCTTGACACTTTGTATCAAACTTCCCACACAAAACTTCAAATTGCCCCTTAGATTAAAGGAATTATTGGTGTCCAGAGATTCTCTAGTGCACTCCTACTCCTTGCAGAAATTCCTGCCTACAGCATTCCTTACAGGTGAACccaatttttgttattgttcccAAAGCCACTAGTCCATGGTCTTCCATACAATGTCCTCCCTTGAATTCCAGACTCCCATTTCAACAGCCTCCTAGAACCTTCGTCCTCAAAGTTAAGGTACTCAAATCAATCCTTAaggtgaaggaagaaaatattagaactacacatttttaaatgtctccatTGGGATATTTATTGATCAAAAGGGGCCTATCAAGCCACTGGATTCTGAAGTCCTCTCAGAAcaaatgatacttttaaaaaatgttggtgCATACAGATTTGTCTTTCTAAAATAACATACTGAATACCCAAATTGGCAGtggtaacattttatttctaaatagatGTATAATTGgggtatacatttaaaaatttggaagataATGCTCTTAACTGCTTACAGGTTCTTCCTTCTCACAAGGAAGCCAGAAAGTTAACACCTTTCTTTGATTTAATCAGCTCCTTTCTGACAACTGCCGTGGTTCCCATCAAGCCAGGCTCCAATTTTAGATTAATTTGCATGCACTTCGAGCTTTATATCCTACCTAATAAATGTTCACATCATGGCAAGTTGAGCACACACTCACCTTGTTTCCACTTTTGATTTCAGCTACTCATGGCACACCTTCcctctttcaaattttttctatattaggaACCAAtaggccaggcgcaatggctcacggctgtcattctagcactctgggaggccaaggcgagtagattgcttgagctcaggagttcaaaaccagcctgagcaagagcgagaccccatctctactaaaaaaaaaaaaaatagctggacaactaaaaatatatagaaaatattagtcaggcatggtggcgcatgcctgtagtcccagctactcaagaggctgaaaaaaagtttgaggttgccatgagctaggctgacaccacggcactctagcccgggcaacagagtgagactgtctcaaaaataaaaaataggacaggcgctgtggctcatgcctgtaatcctagcactctgggaggccgaggcaggattgctcgaggtcaggagtttgaaaccagcctgaacaagagcgagaccccgtctctattataaatagaaagaaattaattggccaacttatatatagaaaaaaattagccaggcatagtggctcatgcctgtagtcttagctactcgggaggctgaggcagcaggatcgcttgagcccaggagtttgaggttgctgtgagctaggctgatgccacggcactcaatctagcctgggcatcaaagtgatactctgtctcaaaataaataaataaatacaaataaaataaggaaCCAAGAGCCCAATGAGGTTAGCATTTGCCTCTTTTTTCTTCACATAGTGTTTATAATAAACTTAAACTGATATTGCCATTTCCTATTTTAGGAAAAGACCCTCAATACCCTGAGGAGCAAACTGTCATTTATTGGGATCACTAAGCATGAGCCAAACATGCTAGTAAGTGCTTTACATAAACCTCGTGTGTACTCTTGCCACAGTGAGCTCGAAGGCAAAGAAAATTTCACACAACCAGAAAATAAGAGTTCATaatatgcctttattttataactgataaacaacttttaatttatctttcaaagttAATTATAATTGGTGACTGCTTTTCTTAGATACTTCTCTCATATCCAAGAGAGGGGAATAATTTAgcccttgattttaaaaaaatatacacataaggGGAAGGGGTATGACCTTAActacaaataatattccactgtgacattattgctataaacttccaaTCTGGTTGTTCTTCCAGATGTTCTGGTTGTTCTTTTGGTGGCTGTAGTAGCTGACAGTTTCATCACATTCAGAACAATTAGTGCTTCTGTTTTATTCATAGATTCTCCGAGGTTCCCGTAGAACCACACCACCTTCTGTCATGGCACTCTGTAGTTGTTTCATCTAGTTTTGAAGATTAGAAAAAAGGAAGCTTAAGTCAACACGAGTaagctgaaaataaaaagttcactttccaagaaacagagaaataagcTGATTTGTTTTTGCTAACTTCCCAGCCTACATCGTTTCTCAGACAGTGATCCTTATACTGACACAGGTAAGAAAAAAGGATATGTAGAGGTGTCAAggattagcatttaaaaatattatacagacAAGATATCAACATATGAACATTAAGTACAGTGGCTGACATCACAGAACAAAGAATCAGTCACCCTGGATTTGAAATCTACACAAACTGACTCCGGGCAAGTCAGcctccatttgtttatgtatagaATGTGTATACCAGTCCCTACCCTAAGGATTGATGTGAGGATTGCATGAGGTAACGCTATCAGTACTCACCAAAGGTTCTGACACATGGGAAGCACTTGGTAAATGGAAGTTGTTATTATTATGTAAGTATCTAATGTCAAGAATTAACACAGTATCTttaaaataagtacatgaaaacaaaaataccgATTCTGAGGCTGCCTCCCAAGGGGTTGGTTGGTAGACCATGAAGTTGATCCCTGCCTCTAAGCATCTCTGTGCCAGCACTCGTCCTATACTCTCACAAGCCACCACATTTCTGGTACTATAAAGGTGCTTTTTAATAGCCCATTCACGAGTTGATGCTGAAACCACAACCTGGCCATGTCGATGCTCAACAAGCGCTTCTATATGATGCTGAGTCCTTATAACTCGCAACCTACATGGGGTGAGAAGAggataaaatcataaaagaatcTATCTATCCTAAAGTTAAGCTACTTCAGGTTAACACTTTTCACATTTGGCTAAAATTTCTCAAGAATTCAGTGTTTGGTTGATTTACTTCAACATATTTAACCTGGATTTttcttgggaaaaatatttttcctctgccTTTATGAGAATATCTTTAGTAACAATCAACCAAATATTTCCACTTAACCTCAAGTATCAAGGagaaatttatcatttctgaggagctgagttttatttatttacacatctACTTCAAAAAAGGGCTTTAAGGAGACAGAACTAAGTTGCTGACTATATACTGGATGAGGATATACTTACTCTATGCCTTTATTTTCCAGATAAcaccaaaatataataaatataaggtAGAGCAAAACTTTTAAGAGTAAAAACCGAAATCATaggaatactagaagaaaacatgggagaatTTTGTTATAATCTCAAAGTAAGGTAAGCCTATTTAAATATGATATCAAACCATGtcatatggcttttataaaagaTAGATACAGTTTTCTGCATGGTTAAATATTATGTGCAATTAATAGGTTTGGTGTTTCAAAAGATTTttaggtcaggcacagtggctcacgcctgtaatgctagccctctgggaggctgaggcaggaggattgctcaaagtcagaagttcgaaaccagcctgagcaagagcaagacccccgtctctactataaatagaaagaaattaattggccagctaaaaatatatagagaacaaatttagccaggcatggcagcacatgcctgtagtcccagcaacttgggaggctgaggcaggagaatcgcttgagcccaggagtttgaggttgctgtgagctaggctgatgccacgacactctatccaggcaacagagtgagactctgtctcaaaaaaaaaaaaaaaaaaaaaaaaaagattttttagaCTTAAGATACAGATGATTCAAAATTGAGCTGCTTACTGCCTTTGACTCCTCCCTATATACTCTAAGTAAAAATATATCACAGCAACTGTAATACATTATTATTCCTATTCCACCTTGCACTATGAAACTGTTAAGACCTTTAGGAACAGGAATGATATCTACTTTATCTTTGTACTTTCTACATCTGGCATTATGCCTAGCAAATGATAGACAgccaatgtttgttgaataaatacatcACACAGTTATGATTTCCAACTTGCTTTATAACTTGATATAGTCCTTAACAAATCTAACAAATCTTAGAATCTAAGAATCTTAGCTCTAGCATTTATTAATTATGTCTccctaagcctcaatttcccttctgtaaaatgacagaaattattGTATCTGGTTCATAGAGTAGTTTTAAGGattagatgagaaaataaatataaagcaaatagcGTAATTCCTggcaaatagaaataaacaatcaTCTTTATAACAAATCATCTCATGTCTGTAATAACAGATTTCTAACTGGTCATCCTTCTTCTACTCTTTCCACCTTAAAAATTCTCCTAAAAAGCAGCCAGTATGATCTTTAGAAACCAGATCAttcaacagagtctcactctggtgcctgggctagagtgccatggcatcagcctaggttcAGTTGAGCCTAGTTGAGttgagcaacctcaaactcttgggttcaagcaatccttctgcctcagcctcctgagtagctgcaactacaggcatgtgccaccatgctgggctaatttttctatatatttttagttgtcctgctaatttctttctatttttagtagagaccgggtctccctcttgctcaagctggtcttgcactcctgaccttgaacaatcctcccaccttggcctcagagagtgctaggattacaggcacgagccaccctgcccagcctaaACTGCTTATTTTGATTTACAAAGCTATCTATCTTCTGCATGCCCCTCCTCTTTCATCTTAGGCCATTCATTCCTTTGCTTATTGAGCTTCAGATACACAGGCTTTTCAGTTCCTCAAATGCACCAAGCTCATTCCCATCCTAGCAGTTTCCTCAGCTAGGAATGCTCTTTCTGGCAGGTGACCTGCCTTCTTCCTATCTTTCAGATCTCAACTTTTCCTAGGCGCTCAGTTCCCTCCTCTAACACCATGTTTACATTTTCTCCATGACACCTATTGTTTGTTGCTGCCTCTCCGCTAACCCCACTTCTATCCACCGCATGTCAGCTTCCCAAAGAGTCTCAGACAGTGACTGGATCGTTGGCTGAATGAGTTAACCAAAACCATCTGTAGAGTACTCTGCACTATTCTGTCGGCCAAATCACAAGCGGCCTTAATTACCTGTGCCAGAACTCATGGGAGGGCCACACTGTCCCCCAACCCCGCTCTTTCCTGGCTACAGATAAGAGCTCCAGATTCCGGGGGTTCCGGTTGGTGAACTCTGGGGCAACAGCTTCATTGTCCTGAGGGTCCACTTCAGGTTTCACTGTCGGCTTGGAACTGGTTGAGAGGGCTGCGAACCTACATTCTAAGAAATGGAAACAGGAAACAACCACACGGatctttaaaaatgactaaaacgGACAGAACAGGAACATGCTCTACCCTCATGCATTCCCCTGACCTTCGGGCCCTGCAAGCAGGATGAAATGTACGCTTGTCCGCAGGGTGCAGTCATCAGTGACTCTGGTCCTTGATGCCCTATTATCACAGTGCTCTTAGCGCGTTTACTTTTCGGTAGGGTTCCTCGACTATAAAATAGGACTTGCTCATCAATTTTTATCATGCAGGCCGTGGGGAGTAACCCGAGAGAAGTGGGGGAAGAGTAGTTACCCGGGTTCCTGCAAACCGGCAGTAACTCCCAGAACCGCGACCGAAGCGCCATCGCTAAGACGATCTCgggcaaagccttgcctcctgtTTCTCAGCGGCGGCCAGCCGCAACCATGTTAACTGAGAGAAAATGCCTTTGGCTCGCAGTCACCGAACCCTCCCGGCGAGAGCCGCTCTCGACCCGGAACTAACAAGCCTCGGGCCGCTGAGTGGCCGAGCGAGCAATCTGTTCACGCCCCCCCGCCAATCATCGCTTTCGCCAAAGCGCCTCGTAGCAGCGCCCCGGGGCATGGGGCGGGATCCCATTAGTTGTGGGCAACACCTAGCGCGACTTTCGCGTGCGCACAACTTCAGGGCACCACGTTTGGGTACTTAAGTCGTAGGGCTTAAGACATATCACTGTCAAGTATACACGCCCCAACTGGGCACCGGGAAGAAATGGGGCGTCCTGAACAGGGCGTGGTTGTCTTCTGCGGACCAAAAATTTTCCCATAAGGCCCACAGGGAAaactgccccaccccaccccgattCAGGCCCCTAGATTTATGCTCGTGAGCTGTGGAACAAAGCCGCTGACTTGCCTCATGCTCCCCGGACGAGCATTTAAGGAGGACAAGGAAGAGAGAACAAAGCTAAAACGTGAGGCTCGTTCGTAACTCCAGCTCGGGCTCGGCCCCTCCCACCACACTCAGTCTCCATGTTGCACCCTTCCGACCACCTTTTCTAGAAGGCGCTAGAATGTCCGAATGCGCATGCGCACCCTTGCCTGAGGCGGACGTTCAGCGGAGCACTTCCCTCATCCCAGAGGTCTCGGAATGCCTGACTTCCGTTCTCCGTTTTAGCGCTCTTCTCACCCGCTCTCTAATTGGACAAGAATACAGAGCCAGCCCTTTTCCGGTCTCCTCGggtatattttcttcccttcttttccccgCCTCTTCCTTTTTTCCCGCCATGCTTCGCGGTCGGGCCGGGAACCGAGCGGAGCGGTGTTACCCAGCAGCCCCCGCGGCGTCGCTCTGGTCGTCTCCACGCTGTCGCCAGCGTTGTAGTGGCCACCGCTCCGCTGAGGCACCGGGATAGTGGCTGCCCGCGGCGTGAGTAAAACTCGACGTATACCCTGCCGCGAAGATGGAGGGGCCTTTGTCCGTGTTCGGGGACCGCAGCACTGGGGAGGCAATCCGCTCCCAGAACGGTAAGGGCGGGCGAGGCCTGTGCCGGGCCTGCGGGCGGTGCGCGCCGAGCCCTCAGCCAGGCCCGCGGCCCGCGCTGCCGTCCTCGCACCTTTCCTTCTCATCCTCCGCGGAAAGGGCCCCGGGGGGACCCGCGGCCTGACCCGCCCCACCCGCTATTCTCGCGGGGCGGAGCGGAGCTGTAGCGCCCTCTCCCCATAGGGTAGACTCGTGAGAGCGCCGCACGTTTTCGAGAGCTGCTGGGGAAGGGCGTGGGCGGCCGAGGCCGGCAGTTGGAAAAGAGGTCCTGCGCCTGAAAAGCGAGCCTCCCGCACCGACGCGTGCCAGCCACGCCCCGAATCCCCTTTTGTTCCTATTCCAGCTAGGCGGAGCGTTTATCTCAACTTTAGGGCTTCGTTTTATAACCAGTAACAGGAAAAGGCCTACATTCAGCAGCTCACTTTGCAGATGAACAAATGGCAACTGAATTTAGGTGCCTATACCCTGTTGGTTATCAACTTTAGTGATGTCGGGGGCCCAGATGTCCAGATCCAATCTTTACCGCGTCTGTCCTTGTCAGTTTCTCAGGGCAATATTATGTGTTAAAATGTCAAGTGGATGTATTTACCCTAATAAAGGTTGATACTGATGTGCAAagcatttgttgttgttgagcCCCTTTTGAGAGCTTTTacgctttcttttttttctctgctctgtaATCCAGTGTGTCTGGTAGAGCATTTACACTTTAAAGTCATGGATGCCTGTCAAGCTTACTGATTTTCGACAGattgctggtttttttttaattgaacaaatatttaagttaaagCACCTTCTCGGTTCAACTGctgttttttaaatgtcacagATAAGAGATTGTGCTAATTCAATGAAAAAACCAAGGAAGTGAAGGAAAAAGTTGACAAATGTAACTCTTTTTTGCCTGTATGAAGTAGTAGAGCATGAAATTGTGGCTATTTTATGTAGCAATGAACGTTCTCCCCCAACTAGACTTTTAATAGGCGATTTTAAGAATAGGACAGATTTGTAGATTGGGAAAATTCAGGGCTTTTTgtagtctttattttctttaggcTTAAATGATTGTCCTTTGGAGCTGTgggtttttctaatttaattttttgttcattG of Microcebus murinus isolate Inina chromosome 5, M.murinus_Inina_mat1.0, whole genome shotgun sequence contains these proteins:
- the MRPL18 gene encoding large ribosomal subunit protein uL18m isoform X1; this encodes MALRSRFWELLPVCRNPECRFAALSTSSKPTVKPEVDPQDNEAVAPEFTNRNPRNLELLSVARKERGWGTVWPSHEFWHRLRVIRTQHHIEALVEHRHGQVVVSASTREWAIKKHLYSTRNVVACESIGRVLAQRCLEAGINFMVYQPTPWEAASESMKQLQSAMTEGGVVLREPRRIYE
- the MRPL18 gene encoding large ribosomal subunit protein uL18m isoform X2, with product MALRSRFWELLPVCRNPECRFAALSTSSKPTVKPEVDPQDNEAVAPEFTNRNPRNLELLSVARKERGWGTVWPSHEFWHRLRVIRTQHHIEALVEHRHGQVVVSASTHETTTECHDRRWCGSTGTSENL